The genomic stretch TTCTCTACGTTGTTCCCTTTTCAGATCACGACCTGAATCTATATCCTCCACATATTGATTTACAGTTTGCATTTTGCCCACCATcagtcatcatcatcatcaactttATGACGCTTCGTGTGATTGCAAAATTCTCAAACCATACCATTTAGTAGAAATTTTCTACTTAGTGACAAGAGCTTGCAACTCTCACCACTCCACCGAGTTTCTTTCTATGTTAAAACTTCTAGCCTATGACCCAATTCAAAACTTTGATTGATGACGAAGAAAGCCCAATGAGAAGAAGAgaattaaataagaaaattgTCCAGCTCTTAAAATCAAAGGAGAAGAAAATCGTCCACCTCTATGTAACAATCTACTGTTGCGCATGGGATGATCAATACCAGTTTCCCTAGCCTTACGAGACTCTTACCAAACAAGTGCGATTCAAAAATGGGACAAATCTTTTTCCCAGACATGATTCAAGGCATATATATACGGGCAAAAGAGTCAAAATTGATAAAGCAAACTTCCCACAATAGCAAAGTCAGAAGATAGTAAAGCGAGAGGAATCAAAGAGAGAGTGGTAACTAGTAGTTATGAAGTTCACTTCAGATAAATTGTAAAAAAACGACGAGATTAAAAAATACAGTTTACAGAACCAAAAGGATATTAACTCTATAAAAGCCAAGTTAATAGGCGATGGCAATGACAACACTATTGGATTTATGTGAGACAGGAGACGTACATTAGTTAAGAGAAATTAAGCTTTCTTGGCATCTTGTGTGAGATTTTCCATCTTCTCTGTTAGTTGAGCCATTTGCTGAGATTTGTCCCACCCATTCTCTGGTGGCTTTGTTTCATTTCCCTCGGGGAGATCCTCTGTTAGGGTCGAGTGCATCTCAGTATCAACTGGAGGTGGGCTCTGGAGGAATTTTTCCCAGAAAGGTTCGATAAGTTCTGGTATCTCCCATTCTATCGGTGATTCAGGTGAAAATCCACCTATCTCAAATGGGAGTCTATCACTCCCTGATAATGACGTGGGATCAGAGAAAATGCCACCCTCTGTTTCAGATCCCATTATATCGACATTGCTATAATGAACCATTTGAGAAAAGTCAGGTATTATATCATCTGCTAGTGGAAGGGTTGGAGGTACTACTTCGGCTCCAATCGTCGGACTTTGACATGCAAACTGAATATTTGCAGCTTCTGTACAAGCTCCAGCCAACGGCGTCTGAACCTCTGAAGTTGCTGCAGGTGAAGAACCCATAATAGAAGAGCCAGATGGAACAAATCCAGGCCCAGATGTCGGAGGTACTTCCTGAAGAGTCACTCCTGAAACATGATTGGAAGAACTGCTGCACTCCAATGCATCAGACGATGAAGAACCATTCCCAATCAAGAAACTCTCAGGAGCATTTCCAAACTTCTCTAGCCTAGGAGAAGAATCCAGTTTCATAATCTGCCTAAGCATTGCTTGTGCAGCTTCATTCATCAAAGGTTGGTACTTAATAATCTGACCGTCAGAAGGGCTGACAGACTCATCAGTCACACCATCTTGTTTAAGTCTCCGTTTCTTGTTGCCTTCGCTTACTCGCCGGCTGCTATCCGTAGGTTGTTGCATAAATTGAGCAAGAAATCCAGGGCTGTTCATGGCCTTTGCAAGGAAGGACATCATCTGCTGTTGACGTTGTTCCATACCCTGAAGACGCTGAACCATTGCTTGTAACTGACCATCAGTAGTTTGTTGCTGCTGTCTCAGTCTGACAAGCTCCTGCATCAGCACATTCTTGTCCCTTTTAAGTCTCTCAACTTCCTCCTCCAGCCCAAATTTCCCAACCTCAACACAAGCTCCAACGGTAGGAGTCTGACCATTCGGCTGCTGTTGTTGCTGAGGATGTCCATGAGCAGGTTTTCGACGAATGATACTTTTCAGCAGATGCTTTTGTCCTCTTAAGAAACCCTCGTTTGCAAACTCCCAGCGGTCTGGGTCAACCTTTCTAAAGCCCTGTGCCGGACAAAACCCCACAAaggagataaaataaaagtatagaACACTCAATCATTATGCTGCAATACATTGTACAACAGACAAGAGATACACAAAGAAAAGATTGTGAGGAGTTCATCATTCATACCGCATTCTCTTACAAAGCTAATACTGAACTAGCTATCTTATATGGAAGGATGAAGTACATGATTGTGACCTCAAACAAATTACAACAGCAATCTCTAAAATAATTGTATTGAAATTTAGTTCCAGCTATATGTTTCCATATTAAGTGGCTACCAGATTTATATGGAACACCAGGATCTGGTGCCAGAAACAGAAATATTTCGCCATATAACATAACTACAATATTTGACCACATTATCTGGGAAAACCAGCAACCAGTATTCTAACACAAATAATAGCAAAAAAAGCAAGTGCCACAAGTTGATGTCAGCTAATTGCTCTTCTTGAGTTGATTCATTTCATAAGAAAATGCCGTCAATCAATCTctttaacaaataaattaaattgttgTTACAACTATGGGAATGGAACACCATACTCTGAAACATATGACTACAATGGAGCATGTGCCAATAATTAACATCTAAACAAAAGCGTGAAGGATGTGAGGCTCTAatctttaaataataaaatgaagggTGCAGAACTCGATGACAAAGAGGATATTATCTTGCGCAATATACATAATGAGGTCATGATGACTGGTTGTTTGACATATATAAAGACCTTGTCTTTCCACAACATAATGTATTTTGTGCCCAGAGCAGATCCAATCCTTCTATGCTTGAGATTAACTTTACAAGTAGCTGTCCTAAGATTTATAACAAATTATCTCGAAATGTTACTTTCTGTTTCAGTGGATTGCAAAGAATGTATTTGaaacacatacacacaaacacacacacacatatatacatgaaCAAGGGACTTGCAGTTGATAGTTAAATTGCATTCAAGAACATCAGATTTTAGGAGTAAAACATAGCCAGTGCAGTATATGTTAACACATGTAACGGATCCCTGGATGTATTGCTTACAGTGTAAGCATGGAACCCACTTCACCCGCTGAAAGTAATGCAGTAAGTGAATTAAGAGTATCATGGTTAGTTTCAGTAATGACTTTATCAagctttattttcttaatttgtaTAGGGATTTTAAGGGAAAATAAACCTTGGAAGCCAGTGCAGGACTTCCTTTCTTCAACAAAACTGGAAAACGAAAGGCAAAAACAGTTCAGTCCCACAATAGGCaaatcataatttaaaaaatttgtatCTGAAAAActttagtactataatttttagtttgtacTTCGATGGTGACAAGGACACAGCTAACAGACAGTTCTCCTATCCTCCAGAACTGCCTCTTCCTTATTAGTGAAGGTACTATAACTTAAAGGGAAGGTAGTAGATAAAGTGTTTCCCAAGCAGTGATTTCACAAAATTTCAAGCATTATAATGTAAAGGATAATTCTACAAGTTTAAAATGTTATATACAAAATGGCATCTCAGATTTGGAAAAGTTGAGAGAAAGCTATAGAAATTCCATTtcaaaaagaagaaaaggaaaaacaacACAAAAGGATCATAACATTCCTATCTCTAATACATTGCACAATATGTTTAAGTTGCTCAGCAACAATATTACTAATCTGTTACTGCCCAAACACAAAAAGTAATTTTAAGATACTGAAGTTCATATCTTACTTACATCGTATAAATCAGGGCTAGAAATCTGTAAATTTATCAAACTCCATGAGCATATTTTTCCCTGTCAAACACACTATTGGGATGTCCAAATGGCTGCTAAAGCCTTCACATCATAGATGCACAAGTATTCGAGATATTTCTCAACCAAAATTTTCTAAACCTTCTCATGCAACCCTTTCTCAGCAAAATACTCAATCTTAAATTTCCCCAACACCAAAAGTTCAATAACTCCTTCCTAAATCAGATCTATCCCCCTATAGTCCATCCTGATTGGCCACATCCAACTTGAACACAGAGAAAACTGTCTCGGCATGACGTTCTTAGATTCTATTATGGTCCAGAATGAAATGAATTTAAGGTTAAAACACGCATCAttccaaaaaaatgaaactgAAACAGGCACAACTCACAAAGCGGCACCCAACCAAAACTTAAAAGAAAATGACATTATCCTACAAACCAAATATAACACCATCAAGTACCTCAGtaaccaaattaaaataatcgaCAGATAAATCATATAATTCGAAACATCATCACAACATGGAAGTGAGCAATATAGGAGTAAAGAACATACATAAGTATTGAGCTGGCGCACAAAGCTGGAGAAGTTATTGTGCTTGAAGTACTTAGGCAACAAGTCTCTAGCGAACTCGGCCGAGTCCCAAACGATGAAACTGTTATTGGTAGGGCTCCACGACACTACCTTGTCGGTGGCGGGGTCATCCACCATATCGTAAGTCTTCACCAGGAACGGTGGCGGCGCGTTGGGCGCCGGCATGGGAGTAGGAAGAGGAGCACCATCTCCCCCGCCGGCGGTAGTACTAGAAGAAGTAGGCGCGGCATCCATATCAtacaacactacataaattaGAGAAAACACAGTAGATCATTGATTGATTGTATGGCAGAGTATAGcgcaaaaaaaatataattgggGAAATGAAATCCAGTTGCGTTGAATTAGGGTTGTATTTGAGTATGAAAAGAGGGGAAATCAAAGTAATTGGGCGTAAAAATTGGGATATTTGATGGTGAAAGGTATGGAAAGAGGAAATAGCAGTATCGATTATGTGCAAGTATTACTCCAAAAAAAGAGAGCTGGGAGATTGTACGGTCACGGGGAAATGGAGTCGAAGTGAGCGGCGCACTGTGTTTCGCGAAAATcacaatataaatataattaacatatacttatatttatattaatttaccttttttATTTCCTACCAAACAAAAAATCTTATACTACTATCTATTAAtctttcaatttattatttctacCTTTACCACTCCCTTAgtctcataatagatgacacattTAGATAATAACACGagatttcaaaacattttatgtgttaaatggagagagaaaataaagtagaacaTATTTATAACCACAATGTTAATCAAGCCAGCCTAATGGATTTTGGGTCAACTCTACTCGGTTGCGGACTAATTGGGTTTAAACATTATTAGGTTCAGAATTTACAACCCTCTATACcaattgattatttttaaaagttgcAGAGCTGCAGTGGAGAAAACACAGCAGGAGCTGCTGTGCCACCAAATGACGGCGTATTCACACAATTTTGACAAAATTATCTCTATCCAATCATCTTTAACTCTCTTCGTACAAACCATTCCATTGTAATCATTGTTTTAATGATTTAGGCAGAACTATTATTTCACTATTAAATGACAATTCATTAGGAGTATTGAATTAGTCATTAGAATTAATGGATTATTTAGTTTACTAatcaaaatttcataaatataaaataaataaaatttcataaacTTATATTCTATTACATGCTTATTTCAGTATCGTGTTATTTAAGTAATAATATTATGGTAAGTCAATTTTAAATCATAGTTAGATgtaaattgggagttataatttatttttactaaaaCTTTATCAAATTCAGCAAGTAGGTTTATATTTAAATGTGTTAATTCTCAACTCTCCTGAGCAGGTACTTAATCTTGTTATTTGGTTGACAAGAAACACCAATGTTTTGGTTTTATATTGGCTTAATCTTTTGCCTAATGTATTTTCGTAGATCATTGAGCTGTGCAACCTGAGGGAAGACGTAAAGAAGAAAGCTGTGTCCATCATTGACAAGTTTGCTGAGCAGGTAAGGTCTAAAGAAGATGTATAGTTGATATGAAGTTTAAAACCTTAGAAGGATCTGATTGATGATTAATATGTCAGTCAGACCATACCAGAGAAGACTCCATGGGTGTTTACAGGTCTCTTGCCACTTCATCTTGGTGTCAATGTTAAGATGATTACTGGAGATCAGCTAGCTATTGCCAAGGACACTGGTCGAAGCCTTGGAATGGGAACGAACATGTATCCTTCGTCCTCACTTCTCGGGCACAAGGGTGAATCAATTGCCATCTATTCTGTTGAAGAGTTGATTGAGAAGGCTGATGGCTTTGCAGGAGTCTTTCCTGGTTTGCCccataatttgttgttttttttatgtagCAAGCTATCATGTACCAACTCTTTAATTCAATTATGTCCACAGAGCATAAATACGAGTTGATTGTGAAGAAGTTACAAGAGAGGAAGCATATTTGTGGAATGACAGGAGATGGAGTCAATGATGCCACTGATGCTGCCTCAGACATAGTCTTGACTGAGCCGGGATTGAGTGTCATTGTGAGTGCTGTTCTGACAAGCAGGGCAATCTTCCAGAGGATGAAGAACTACACAATCTATGCAGTTTCCATTACCATCCGTGGTCGTGCTTGGTTTCATGCTTCTTGCACTCATCTGGAAATTTTATTTCTCACCCTTCATGGTTCTAGTCATCGCAATCCTCAATGACGGAACTATCATGACCATTTCTAAGGACAAGGTAAAGCCATCCCCCATGCCCGACTCATGGAAGCTGAGGGAGATTTTCGCCACTGGAATTGTATTTGGCACTTACCTTGCAGTTTGTTTTCTTCTGGGCTGTTCAAGAATCTAGTTTCTTCACGGTAATGCACTATTATCATCATATTCTCTCTTACAATCATGAAAACTCACAATATTGTAATCTTGTTTCAGGACAAATTTGGTGTGAGGCCAATTAAGGACCACTACCATGAGCTTAACTCTGCTGTGTATCTTCAAGTGAGTATTGTGAGTCAGGCTCTCATCTTCGTGACACGATCAAGAAGCTGGTCCTATATAGAACGACCCGGTCTTCTCCTAGTGTTTGCTTTCCTAGTAGCTCAGTTGGTAAGGCGCTTACTTCAAACTATATATTGCCATTCAAAAACATAAACACTGCTTGTTTTTTTGTGTTATGACCATCACACAGATAGCAACCT from Salvia splendens isolate huo1 chromosome 15, SspV2, whole genome shotgun sequence encodes the following:
- the LOC121768235 gene encoding heat shock factor protein HSF8-like, with the translated sequence MDAAPTSSSTTAGGGDGAPLPTPMPAPNAPPPFLVKTYDMVDDPATDKVVSWSPTNNSFIVWDSAEFARDLLPKYFKHNNFSSFVRQLNTYGFRKVDPDRWEFANEGFLRGQKHLLKSIIRRKPAHGHPQQQQQPNGQTPTVGACVEVGKFGLEEEVERLKRDKNVLMQELVRLRQQQQTTDGQLQAMVQRLQGMEQRQQQMMSFLAKAMNSPGFLAQFMQQPTDSSRRVSEGNKKRRLKQDGVTDESVSPSDGQIIKYQPLMNEAAQAMLRQIMKLDSSPRLEKFGNAPESFLIGNGSSSSDALECSSSSNHVSGVTLQEVPPTSGPGFVPSGSSIMGSSPAATSEVQTPLAGACTEAANIQFACQSPTIGAEVVPPTLPLADDIIPDFSQMVHYSNVDIMGSETEGGIFSDPTSLSGSDRLPFEIGGFSPESPIEWEIPELIEPFWEKFLQSPPPVDTEMHSTLTEDLPEGNETKPPENGWDKSQQMAQLTEKMENLTQDAKKA